The window GTGTCATCATCTTCGCGGAATACCTGACCCACACTTAGCTGGGCGTCCCAGCCGTTGGGGTTGAAGCGGGACCAGCCAAGACCAATGGCCGCCATCGCCCCGCGTTCACGGCGGTCAGCGCGTGGAAAACGTGACATGCTCAGAAGGTTGCCCTGATCGAACTCTACCCGTGTGCTTTCTTCGTTGGGGATGTCCAGACGGCTGCCACCGGTCCAGCTGAGCTGTACGACGGGTTCCAGCACATGGCTTACGCCTGCGGTATTGGTTTTTGCCATTGGGTAGCGCAGCGTGATGGCAGCATGGGGAGTCAGCTCGCTTGGATCAGAAAGGCTGGTGTCGTCCTGCATGATGTTGAAGGCATTGATGGCAGCGCCCAGGCGGGTATCAACGCGTAAGCCGCCTTGGGTGTTATAGCTGCGCAGCCAGTCAACCTGCACGTTTAGACGCGCGACATCGCGACCGTCCACAATGTCATCGGCGTCATCGCTGTCCACAGACAGGTCTGAGATGCGGTAGTGGCTATGGGCAACAACCTTTGCGCGCAGTTCGCCACCAAACGCTTTCGGGAAATAGCGGCGTTCGTATTCGCCATCCAGCACAAGGGTCGGCACTGTGTCATTGTCTTCATCATCGCGCAGGGATTTGAAGTTATAAAAGCTGCCCCGGATATATTCATCGCGCCGCGCACGGCTCACGGTCAGCTCGGACTTAAGCCGGTCGGCATCAGAGTATCCGTAAGCATCCAGATAGCCGTCATCAGTCACCGTTTCGATCGCGAAGCTCAGCACGAAATCCTTCGGCAGCGCAAACAGACCACGGCCGAAGAGATAACCGCGTGTCTTGTCGGGTTCCAGATCGTCGCGGGTTACCGCGGCATCAAACTGTATGCGCCCGTTGCGATAGGCCTGCCGGTAGCGCAGCGCCAGTGTTTTGGTGGAGGTGGAAAAATAGGGCGTCAGTGTGACGTCGCGCTTGTCGCTTAACTTGATGAAATAGGGGATTTTCAGACCGACACCCAAGGAAGAGGTCGAGCGGATGGAGGGTAACAAAAAGCCGCTGGCGCGCTTGACCTTCGGGCCGGGCAGGCGCAGCCGAGGCAGCCAGAAAACGGGCATATTGCCAATGCGGAATTGTGCCTCGTCAAAATAGAGCTGTTGTTCGACTTCGTCGTGAATGACCCGCTTGGCGCGAATTTGCCACAGCGGCGGGCGGCCGTCATCGCAAACGCGGCACGATGTTACAGCTGTTTTGTATAGCTGGTTATAGCGGCCATCGACGCGGTCGATCTGGACGGCTGCCAGCTGAAGTTGCTGGTTCAGGACTAGTCGGGCACCCAAAAGTATGCCGTTTCGCAAACCTGCATCCAGTTCGGCCGCGCTGGCCTGAATGATGGTGCCGTCTTCTTCGGTCAGGGTGATCGGCCCCTCGATGCTTAATGCACCGGTGCCCTGATTATAGCGGATTTCACGTGCACGCAGGCGGATACCGTTCTGAAACGCCTCAACGTTGCCCTGTGCAACCAGTTCGCGGTCGCGGGTGATGTAGAGTTGGTCCGCAACCAGCAATGCGGCATCCTGTGCCATGGCACGCAGTGGCAGCAGTATCGCAGTGATAAGGATGAAAAGGCGCAGCATTCAGCCATCCTCGCGGTGGAGCAACATGCCTATCGCCAGCATGATCGCCGCGACCGGTGGGGCCCATGCGGCCAACAGTACCGGTATCTGGCCGTTCTCCCCAAGGATTTGCGCGAAACTGCGGATGAAATACAAACCGAACCCCAACAAAACTGCAGAGAGTACGGCAACACCGGTCCCTCCGGATCTGGTATGGCGCATGGTGAACGCGCTCGCAACCAGAACCATCGCAATCAGGAACAGCGGGCGCGCCAGTTCCGATTGAAGCCAGACCTTGTGGCGGCGCGGCGAAAAGCCGGAATATTCAAGCTGGCGGATGAATGCGGGCAGGTCGTAGATAGAGATTGCCCCGGCTTTGCCAAAGCTGTCGCGAATACTGTCGAGCGTCAGGGTCGATGGCAGTTCCAGCGTCTCGAACGTCTCGGCGTTGCCTTCGGCATTGACGCCTGTTTCAAGGGGCCATGATTTTGCTATGCGCAGCTCCCAGCCATTGGGGCCCAAGGCTGCGCTTTGCGCCTCAATCCGGCGGATCGGGCCGCCCTGCGCCGCGTAAGAAACAAAGGTAACGTCATACAAAATGGAGCCATCGTTGTTAGAGCGCCACGCGCGGATGACAGTTTGCCCCTGATCGCTTCCTTGCCGCAGCCATAACCCTTCGTCCGAGATCGACAGCGCCGAAGCGCCGCCGCTGCGGAATGTATCGGACAATTGCTCATACCGCTTTGAGGTCGCAGCGACGATAGGGTTGAACAAGCCGACCACCATGAGCCCGATCAGAAATGCAACGATAACCGGAGATTTCAACGTGCCCAGTGCAGATCGCCCCGATGCGCGTGTGATCACCATTTCAGACGACCGGGCCATACTCAGAAACAGCACAACCGTCGCCAGAACCATATTGAGCGGCAAGATCAGATTGATCTTTTGGGGCGCATCCAGAAGCGTCAGAGTGATCAGATCGCCAAAGCTGACAGTATCGGCAAAGCTGCGCCGCGATTCCTCAAGAAGGCCAATCAGTGCCACGAGGATAAACAGGATCAACGTGATAAGAAGAAAGCTCATCGCGAAGCGGCGTGCGAAGTACAAATGCAGGATCATGCTGCCGCCTTTCGCCGGATCAGGCGGCTGCGCCATCCCGGGTTCGACGCATGCCAAAGCATCGCAGAAATTATGATCGCGCCAACAATGGTGGGCAGATAGAGGACCGGCCAAAGGGCGGCATTGTCGGTTACCTGACCTGCCAATGTACCGCGCGTGCCGTCCAGCAAAATAAGAAGACCAAAGGACAGAACAATTTCACGCCAGACACCAAAGCGGGAAAAGCCGCCGATCAGCAGCGTGCTAAATCCCACAAGCGCTGCAATGATGCAGAATAACGGCCCTGCGATACGTGAATGAAGCTCTTCTGCAAGCTCACCCGCGCTGCTGTCCGATTGGGTGATGATGCTATCCCGGTTCGCCAGAAGCGCTGGCGTGGTGGTGTTGCGAATGTTCAGTGTCTCGATTGCTTCGCTCCGGACAAGCGACGAAATATCAAAGGAAAAATCTGCAAACTTCGCCGTAGCCAGAAGCTGCCCGTCTTGTTCAAGCCGCTGTGCCAGGCCGTCCACCATAATCAACGTTGTGCCCTCGTCGTTGCGCAACAGATAGGCTTCTGCGGCAGTGTAGATGATCCCTTGATCCGGATTGCGCCGGTCAGAGATAAACACATCGCGCAAGACGCCATCCGTGTCGATGACGCGGGTATAGAATGTCAGGTGTCTGGTTGGGTGCAGGAATGTTCCCTCAGTCAGCAGGCGTGCAGTGACGTTCTGAGCGATTTCCTGCTCGCGTTCTTTTAATTGCGCCTGCGCCATAGGGACCAGAAAATGGCTCAGCACTGTCAGTGCGATGGCGATGCAAAGCCCGAAAACCAGAACCGGACGTGCCAGACGCCACGGGCTGCTGCCAGTGGCCTGAAGCACTGTCAGCTCGCTGTCGGACGTCATGCGGTTGGTGACATAGACCGCAGCGGCAAAGGTGGCGATCGGCAAAACCGTGGCGATCAGGCTGGGCAGACCCAAAGCTGTAAATTCAAGAAAAACAATGGCGTTTTGCCCGTCTCCGATAAGACGGTCAAACAGTACCACGGCGCGGTTGATCCAGAAAATCGCAACAAGAACCAGCGCGAAAAATCCAAACAGAACCAGCAGCTGCGACAGCATATAGCGGTCGAACTTGGCCACCCGAT is drawn from Sulfitobacter sp. S223 and contains these coding sequences:
- the lptG gene encoding LPS export ABC transporter permease LptG; this encodes MILHLYFARRFAMSFLLITLILFILVALIGLLEESRRSFADTVSFGDLITLTLLDAPQKINLILPLNMVLATVVLFLSMARSSEMVITRASGRSALGTLKSPVIVAFLIGLMVVGLFNPIVAATSKRYEQLSDTFRSGGASALSISDEGLWLRQGSDQGQTVIRAWRSNNDGSILYDVTFVSYAAQGGPIRRIEAQSAALGPNGWELRIAKSWPLETGVNAEGNAETFETLELPSTLTLDSIRDSFGKAGAISIYDLPAFIRQLEYSGFSPRRHKVWLQSELARPLFLIAMVLVASAFTMRHTRSGGTGVAVLSAVLLGFGLYFIRSFAQILGENGQIPVLLAAWAPPVAAIMLAIGMLLHREDG
- a CDS encoding LPS-assembly protein LptD; protein product: MLRLFILITAILLPLRAMAQDAALLVADQLYITRDRELVAQGNVEAFQNGIRLRAREIRYNQGTGALSIEGPITLTEEDGTIIQASAAELDAGLRNGILLGARLVLNQQLQLAAVQIDRVDGRYNQLYKTAVTSCRVCDDGRPPLWQIRAKRVIHDEVEQQLYFDEAQFRIGNMPVFWLPRLRLPGPKVKRASGFLLPSIRSTSSLGVGLKIPYFIKLSDKRDVTLTPYFSTSTKTLALRYRQAYRNGRIQFDAAVTRDDLEPDKTRGYLFGRGLFALPKDFVLSFAIETVTDDGYLDAYGYSDADRLKSELTVSRARRDEYIRGSFYNFKSLRDDEDNDTVPTLVLDGEYERRYFPKAFGGELRAKVVAHSHYRISDLSVDSDDADDIVDGRDVARLNVQVDWLRSYNTQGGLRVDTRLGAAINAFNIMQDDTSLSDPSELTPHAAITLRYPMAKTNTAGVSHVLEPVVQLSWTGGSRLDIPNEESTRVEFDQGNLLSMSRFPRADRRERGAMAAIGLGWSRFNPNGWDAQLSVGQVFREDDDTSFSTTSGLNGLSSDILLAGQISSGKGIYLTGRSLFEDDLSLSKAELRGDYAFERGTIGGSYVWLQDDADENRDREVSELTVDGSYKISQFWTASANWRYDVDSDRAAKAGLGLRYENECVTLELQVERSYTSSTSVEPSTDFGFNVGLRGFSANSGTERYVRSCSN
- the lptF gene encoding LPS export ABC transporter permease LptF — its product is MAKFDRYMLSQLLVLFGFFALVLVAIFWINRAVVLFDRLIGDGQNAIVFLEFTALGLPSLIATVLPIATFAAAVYVTNRMTSDSELTVLQATGSSPWRLARPVLVFGLCIAIALTVLSHFLVPMAQAQLKEREQEIAQNVTARLLTEGTFLHPTRHLTFYTRVIDTDGVLRDVFISDRRNPDQGIIYTAAEAYLLRNDEGTTLIMVDGLAQRLEQDGQLLATAKFADFSFDISSLVRSEAIETLNIRNTTTPALLANRDSIITQSDSSAGELAEELHSRIAGPLFCIIAALVGFSTLLIGGFSRFGVWREIVLSFGLLILLDGTRGTLAGQVTDNAALWPVLYLPTIVGAIIISAMLWHASNPGWRSRLIRRKAAA